DNA from Vitis riparia cultivar Riparia Gloire de Montpellier isolate 1030 unplaced genomic scaffold, EGFV_Vit.rip_1.0 scaffold460_pilon_pilon, whole genome shotgun sequence:
ttttttattggaattttgtaaaattagatATAGTACTAACTAATATGATCATGACATCTTCCACTATTTCTTTTACTCTTACTAACTTTTTGTGGGTAATTAAACTTATTATACATGTTTATGGTTCAAATATTGCAGGAATGAGCCTCTGCTAATCAAAGAAATCGTTGGGAAACTTTTGAAGAAGTTGTTAAATACATCCACAAGTGATATTGAAGAGAACCTGGTTGGAATACAATCCCGCATTCAAGAACTGAGAATGCTATTGTGTTTGCAGTCAGATGATGTTCGGATGGTAGGAATTTGTGGTATGAGCGGAATAGGGAAAACAACCCTTGCTAGAGCTATTTATAACCAAATTTCCGACCAATTTGAAGCTTGCTCCTTTCTTGAAATTGCGAATGATTTCAAAGAGCAGGATTTAACCAGTTTAGCAGATAAACTTCTTTCTCAATTATTGGAGgaagaaaatctcaaaataaAAGGATCCACTTCTATAAAAGCAAGGCTCCACTCAAGAAAGGTCCTTGTTGTTCTTGATAATGTGAATAATCTAACAATATTGGAACATTTAGCCGGAAATCAGGATTGGTTTGGTCAAGGGAGTAGAATTATCATAACTACTCGGGATAAACATTTGTTAATTCAACATAAAGTCGATTATTATGAGGTTGCAGAATTTAGGGGTGATGAAGCTTGATAATTTCTGGtgagtgtttcttttctttaatttctgtTTGTGTTTTCCTTGTTTAGATGTCTCAATTGAGATGCAGTTGAATAAGGATTTAACAAATTGATGAAGAAGACACATTATTTCTCACACATGTTGAATCGTTCTAGAAGACTAGATTTACTAAGAGCCAAAAAGTAATTCATcatttgaaaagataaattcagtgcaaaaataaaataagtgattaAAAGTctcattatttttgtatttatttttttaacaactatttttaataatatttttataaaaaaaaattcttgatacAACCCGGCCTTCTATTTGAAACCCAACGTCTTCTCGAGCCCTAATGCCATTCACTGCTGCAACGACCACCCTCTCTCTCACTTCCACTTCAACAAGACAAGACCACGGAATTCCAAGTTCTTCAAAtcaacttaatctttttgacaATCAGCTAAAAGGTTCAATTTCTAGGGTTCTTTCCTCCTCTCTTCTACTATTGAATGAATTTTAGGTTGGATCTTGTCATCAAATTATTAGGGATTCTGCTTAATCCTCCATTTTCTGTATTGTTAGTGAGCAGTAGAGCTTGAATGATAAACATATTCCTGTTTGGATTTCGTTTCTGGTCTTCTGCCAACTTTATATTTCCAGAAATTGCCTTGAAGGTGCCATGGGCGActcttaattttgaaaatgaggaaggATTTTAGCCTAGAAGCCCCAATGAGGATGGGAACGGAATCAACATCCTCCAGTCCCTCCAAATACTGCCTCAGATCGCCTTCTACTCCTAAAAGAGTCCGAATAGTGTTGAGTCGTCTAACTAC
Protein-coding regions in this window:
- the LOC117909882 gene encoding TMV resistance protein N-like; this encodes MAATFSSSQKSYDVFLSFRGDDTRNNFTAHLLQALRTKGINTFCDEDKLEKGRVISPALITAIENSMFSIIVLSENYSSSRWCLEEMVKILECNRSKEERVLPIFYNVDPSDVRNHRGKFGEALAKHEENLEENGERVKIWRDALTEVANLSGWDSRNKNEPLLIKEIVGKLLKKLLNTSTSDIEENLVGIQSRIQELRMLLCLQSDDVRMVGICGMSGIGKTTLARAIYNQISDQFEACSFLEIANDFKEQDLTSLADKLLSQLLEEENLKIKGSTSIKARLHSRKVLVVLDNVNNLTILEHLAGNQDWFGQGSRIIITTRDKHLLIQHKVDYYEVAEFRGDEA